Proteins from a genomic interval of Lycium ferocissimum isolate CSIRO_LF1 chromosome 2, AGI_CSIRO_Lferr_CH_V1, whole genome shotgun sequence:
- the LOC132046877 gene encoding methionine aminopeptidase 1D, chloroplastic/mitochondrial isoform X2, whose amino-acid sequence MVGIWSIQPRFISSFLGDCRVIQPCHPLHQLFHYNPGNKHVTLQCSRTFSGLTDLLFNRRNVDELPNTNRKRLRPGQISPLRPVPEEIQRPPYVKSRKPPGIGSGSEVHDRNGIEKMRASGRLAAEVLQYAGTLVKPGIMTDEIDQAVHQMIIDNGAYPSPLGYGGFPKSVCTSVNECICHGIPDSRPLEDGDIVNIDVTVYLNGYHGDTSATFFVGNVDEEAKNLVQVTKECLDKAISICAPGVEFNKIGKAIHDLADKHRYGVVQQFVGHGVGRAFHSDPVILHYKPMLTVGSINGLIWDDDWTVVTEDGSLSAQFEHTILITKDGAEILTQC is encoded by the exons atggtAGGAATTTGGTCAATTCAACCCCGCTTCATCTCTTCATTTCTTGGCGACTGCCGTGTCATTCAACCTTGTCACCCACTTCATCAACTCTTCCATTACAACCCAG GAAATAAACATGTGACCCTGCAATGCTCAAGAACTTTTAGTGGGTTAACGGATTTGTTATTCAACAGAAG AAATGTAGATGAACTTCCAAACACCAATCGCAAACGTTTAAGACCAGGTCAAATTTCTCCTCTTCGACCAGTTCCAGAAGAAATACAAAGGCCTCCTTATGTGAAGTCTAGGAAGCCACCTGGGATTGGTAGTGGCTCAGAAGTGCATGACAGAAACGGAATAGAAAAGATGAGAGCTTCGGGGAGGCTTGCTGCAGAGGTTCTTCAGTATGCTGGGACATTAGTCAAG CCAGGCATTATGACAGATGAGATTGACCAAGCCGTTCACCAAATGATCATTGACAATGGAGCATATCCGTCACCTCTTGGTTATGGTGGATTTCCAAAAAGCGTATGCACATCAGTAAACGAGTGCATTTGTCATGGAATCCCAGATTCACGTCCACTTGAG GATGGGGATATTGTCAATATTGATGTCACCGTTTATCTGAAT GGTTACCATGGTGACACATCAGCAACGTTCTTTGTAGGAAATGTTGATGAGGAAGCCAAAAACTTGGTGCAG GTGACAAAAGAATGCTTGGACAAGGCAATATCAATATGTGCACCAGGAGTTGAATTCAATAAAATTGGCAAGGCTATACA TGACCTTGCAGATAAACATCGCTATGGGGTTGTTCAACAGTTCGTTGGCCATGGAGTGGGACGTGCTTTCCACAGTGATCCAGTCATTCTGCATTACa AGCCGATGCTGACAGTGGGTAGCATAAATGGATTAATATGGGATGACGATTGGACAGTCGTTACAGAAGATGGTAGTCTATCGGCACAGTTTGAGCACACCATTTTGATAACTAAAGATGGTGCTGAGATTCTAACACAGTGCTAG
- the LOC132046873 gene encoding uncharacterized protein LOC132046873 isoform X1 has protein sequence MDYCIAVNWEALDSLIIDFVKSENLIEEDSVGSPSSCYQSRLLIRQIRRSVEYGHIDAAIDLLRVHAPSVLDDHRLLFSLQKQRFIELLRKGTAEDRESAINCLRESLAPCALDAYPEAYEEFKHILLALVYDEEDKNSPVVSEWSPRRRIDIAGLLSSVLRAHLCAYDPLFAMSLRYLISIHKLFCFRQGVPSPISDLTQRLLLEDRDPPATPLESSYEAPPFDEVDIQALAHAVELTRQGAIDSLRFAKGDLYQAFQNELCRIRLDDPMVDELVHEYCVYRGFVNFSVVNSPGMQHSINDDQSEYGHLSKNCSTEVGRGNTKLSGSGTSATQVIMEGSPESNTNLASIRSTDTEERYPSETSHGDCSTSGTPQFEKILQKNKSLRVGETNKRKRWRGRHENTEFVSGPTSERSREDLNASTTMLKDQQVSPKSCFLNMMKNREDKHELVLGLKELASRGMAEEVVEEINEMDSNFFVQNPALLFQLKQVEFLKLVASGDHTQALRVACSFLGPLASSHPDLLKPLKETLLALLKPNEEAFNEHMPLCALANTLQVAIGRRLGIEEPQLMKIIRATLYTHSEWFKLQMCKDRFEGLLKIDTLKEVGAKLIIDASRLDVDMSTDGSSQVTGSSNNKKQEDGSPTQSSARDVGCDETAILKVMEFLALPRADAIHLLAQYNGNAETVIQQIFA, from the exons ATGGATTATTGTATAGCGGTAAATTGGGAGGCACTGGACTCTCTAATTATCGATTTCGTCAAATCCGAAAACCTAATCGAAGAAGACTCAGTAGGTTCTCCTTCTTCCTGTTATCAGTCACGATTACTTATCCGTCAGATCAGACGTTCAGTTGAGTATGGTCACATTGATGCCGCTATTGATCTCTTGCGTGTACACGCGCCTTCTGTTCTTGATGATCACCGTCTTCTCTTCTCCTTACAGAAGCAG AGGTTTATTGAACTTTTGAGGAAAGGAACTGCAGAGGACCGAGAATCTGCCATTAATTGCCTCCGAGAGTCACTGGCACCTTGTGCATTGGATGCATATCCA GAAGCATATGAGGAATTTAAGCATATTCTTCTTGCCTTGGTTTATGATGAAGAAGATAAGAATTCTCCGGTGGTGAGTGAG TGGTCTCCAAGGAGGAGGATTGACATTGCTGGACTGCTGTCATCTGTTTTAAGGGCtcatttatgtgcatatgatccTCTTTTTGCGATGTCATTGAGGTACTTGATAAG CATACACAAGTTGTTTTGCTTTCGTCAGGGAGTTCCATCACCTATATCAGATCTTACGCAGAGGTTACTTCTCGAGGATCGTGACCCCCCTGCGACACCACTTGAGAGTTCCTATGAAGCACCTCCATTTGATGAG gTGGACATTCAAGCTCTTGCACATGCTGTAGAGCTTACAAGGCAAGGGGCTATTGATAGCTTGAGATTTGCCAAGGGTGACTTATATCAAGCATTTCAG AATGAGTTGTGCCGGATAAGGTTGGACGACCCCATGGTTGATGAGCTTGTTCATGAGTATTGTGTCTATAGGGGATTCGTCAACTTCAGTGTGGTAAATTCTCCTG GGATGCAACATAGTATCAACGATGATCAATCAGAGTATGGGCATTTGTCAAAGAACTGTTCCACTGAAGTTGGGCGTGGAAACACGAAACTTTCTGGCAGTGGCACCTCCGCTACTCAAGTTATCATGGAGGGATCACCTGAAAGTAATACCAACTTGGCTAGCATTCGAAGTACTGATACTGAAGAGCGTTACCCTAGTGAGACAAGTCATGGAGATTGCAGTACCAGTGGGACTCCTCAGTTCGAAAAAATCCTGCAGAAAAATAAGTCTCTTAGAGTTGGTGAAACAAACAAACGCAAAAGATGGAGGGGGAGACATGAAAACACAGAATTTGTGTCTGGACCTACCAGTGAAAGGAGCAGAGAAGATCTTAATGCCAGCACGACTATGTTGAAAGATCAGCAG GTCTCTCCGAAATCGTGCTTCCTGAATATGATGAAGAACCGAGAGGACAAGCATGAGCTTGTGCTGGGTTTGAAGGAATTAGCTAGCAGAGGAATGGCAGAGGAGGTCGTTGAGGAGATTAATGAGATGGATTCAAACTTTTTTGTGCAGAACCCTGCTCTACTTTTTCAACTTAAGCAG GTTGAATTTTTGAAGCTGGTTGCCTCCGGCGATCATACTCAGGCACTGAGGGTAGCCTGTTCTTTTCTGGGTCCTTTGGCTTCTAGTCATCCTGATCTATTGAAGCCATTAAAGGAGACTTTGCTAGCTTTGCTCAAACCTAATGAAGAGGCATTTAATGAACACATGCCCTTATGTGCTCTTGCCAATACACTCCAG GTTGCTATTGGTAGGAGGCTTGGTATTGAAGAACCCCAGCTTATGAAAATTATAAGGGCCACACTTTATACACACAGTGAGTGGTTCAAACTTCAAATGTGTAAAGATCGATTTGAAGGGCTCTTAAAGATCGACACCCTGAAAGAAGTTGGTGCCAAATTGATTATAGATGCTTCCAGATTGGATGTTGACATGAGCACTGATGGATCATCTCAAGTTACTGGTTCCTCAAATAATAAGAAACAGGAAGATGGAAGTCCAACCCAGTCATCGGCCAGAGATGTTGGATGTGATGAAACTGCAATACTAAAAGTTATG GAATTTCTGGCATTGCCCAGAGCGGATGCAATTCATCTCCTTGCACAATATAACGGGAATGCAGAGACGGTCATTCAGCAGATATTTGCATAG
- the LOC132046875 gene encoding patatin-like protein 2, whose translation MEIEAAGEPSPVEMPPPNIGKLITILTIDGGGIRGIIPGVILAYLESQLQELDGKDARIADYFDLIAGTSTGGLVTAMLTAPNKDKRPFYAAKDITPFYLEHSPKIFPQIGTNFCCGPFAGLVNLAKMMNGPKYDGKYLHKLIKGLLGSTRLHDTLTAVVVPTFDIKTLQPVIFSSYEAESKPDLDAELADICISTSAAPTFLPAHSFKNKDAQNNEREFNLIDGGIAANNPTLIAIGEVTKQVLLKHEDLFPIKPMEYSRILVISLGTGNAKNEEKYNAKMVSKWGLLSWLTNNNSSPIIDAFNQASADMVNYHNFVVFKALHSDDKYLRIQDDTLTGDLASVDVATKENLEGLVKVGEHLLDKPASKINLDKGVYEPIENGGTNKEALRRFAKILSDERKLRQSTAGSRLV comes from the exons ATGGAAATCGAAGCTGCAGGTGAACCATCTCCAGTAGAAATGCCGCCTCCCAATATAGGGAAGCTGATAACCATTCTCACCATTGATGGAGGAGGAATTAGAGGAATCATTCCTGGGGTTATCCTTGCATATCTTGAATCACAACTTCAG GAATTAGACGGTAAAGATGCAAGAATCGCGGATTATTTTGACTTGATAGCGGGAACAAGTACGGGTGGCCTTGTCACAGCCATGTTAACTGCACCAAACAAAGATAAACGCCCTTTTTATGCTGCCAAAGATATTACTCCTTTCTATCTTGAACACTCCCCCAAAATCTTTCCCCAGATCGG GACTAATTTTTGCTGTGGACCATTCGCTGGGCTCGTAAATCTGGCCAAAATGATGAACGGACCTAAATATGATGGGAAGTATCTTCATAAACTTATAAAGGGACTCCTAGGAAGTACCAGGTTGCATGATACCTTAACTGCCGTCGTGGTTCCAACTTTTGACATCAAGACACTTCAGCCAGTTATCTTCAGCTCATATGAG GCAGAATCTAAACCTGATTTGGATGCGGAACTGGCGGACATTTGCATTAGTACGTCGGCAGCGCCAACTTTTCTACCTGCACATAGTTTCAAGAACAAGGATGCTCAAAACAATGAACGGGAATTCAACCTAATTGATGGTGGTATCGCTGCTAATAACCCG ACATTGATCGCAATTGGTGAGGTGACTAAGCAAGTATTGCTGAAGCACGAAGACTTATTCCCTATCAAGCCCATGGAATATAGTCGCATTCTGGTAATATCATTGGGGACAGGCAATGCAAAGAACGAGGAAAAATACAATGCCAAAATGGTTTCCAAATGGGGATTACTTAGCTGGCTAACTAATAACAACTCCTCACCGATCATAGATGCATTTAATCAGGCAAGCGCTGATATGGTTAATTATCACAACTTTGTGGTTTTCAAAGCTCTTCACTCGGATGATAAGTACCTCCGAATCCAG GACGACACCTTGACGGGGGACTTGGCCTCAGTTGACGTAGCCACAAAGGAAAACTTAGAAGGCCTCGTCAAGGTAGGAGAACATCTTCTGGATAAACCAGCTTCTAAGATAAATTTAGACAAAGGAGTTTATGAACCAATTGAGAATGGAGGAACCAACAAGGAAGCACTTAGGAG GTTTGCAAAGATACTTTCGGATGAGAGGAAATTGCGCCAGTCCACTGCTGGTAGCCGGTTGGTCTAA
- the LOC132048329 gene encoding patatin-like protein 2 has translation MEGLNCKNKIQRSMERYGERITVLSIDGGGVRGIIPGTILSFLESKLQELDGPEAQLADYFDVIAGTSTGGLMATMLTAPDQHGRPLYAAKDIVPYYLEHSPKIFPQRNKIVTLLRMMYGPKYDGKYLRNLIRGLLGSRRLHETITHLLIPTYDIKILQPQVFSSFEAALDPAMDALLSDICISTSSAPVYFPAYFFKTKDYHGNEREFNLIDGGIAANNPALLAMRPIGANAKLLPANVLDYGKYLVLSVGTGTSKSQRKYDAIRAAKWGLICWLTKDGNCPLVDAFTFANADMADLHLSLLFSTAGHINNYLRIQDDYLSGRASSTDKVCMEELVEIGNDILQKPISRMNLDSCKYEAVENEGTNEQALTRFAKLLSQEKRLRTKRMKEKNVV, from the exons ATGGAGGGACTTAATTGCAAGAATAAAATCCAGCGGAGCATGGAACGTTATGGAGAAAGAATTACAGTGCTGAGCATTGATGGAGGCGGAGTTAGGGGAATCATTCCCGGAACCATATTGAgttttcttgaatcaaagttacAA GAGTTGGATGGACCAGAAGCTCAACTTGCAGATTACTTCGATGTAATAGCAGGGACTAGTACTGGAGGCCTAATGGCGACCATGTTAACAGCACCGGACCAACATGGCCGTCCTCTTTATGCTGCAAAGGATATTGTTCCATATTATCTTGAGCATAGTCCCAAGATCTTTCCCCAGCGCAA TAAAATCGTAACGCTACTAAGGATGATGTATGGTCCAAAATATGACGGTAAGTATTTAAGGAATTTAATCCGAGGACTCTTGGGGAGCCGAAGATTGCACGAAACTATAACTCATTTGCTTATTCCTACGTATGACATCAAGATACTTCAGCCCCAAGTTTTCTCTTCATTTGAG GCAGCCTTGGATCCTGCTATGGATGCTTTATTATCAGATATCTGCATCAGTACTTCGTCAGCTCCAGTTTATTTTCCTGCTTACTTCTTCAAGACAAAAGATTATCATGGAAATGAAAGAGAATTTAATCTTATCGATGGAGGCATTGCAGCCAATAACCCT GCATTGCTGGCGATGAGACCAATTGGAGCCAACGCAAAACTATTGCCGGCAAATGTTTTGGATTATGGCAAGTATCTAGTTCTATCTGTGGGAACAGGTACTTCAAAGTCACAAAGGAAGTATGATGCAATTAGAGCAGCCAAATGGGGACTCATTTGTTGGCTCACTAAAGATGGAAACTGCCCTTTGGTGGATGCTTTTACTTTTGCCAATGCTGATATGGCTGACCTTCATTTATCTTTGCTTTTTAGCACTGCTGGCCATATAAACAACTACCTTCGGATCCAG GATGACTATTTAAGTGGACGTGCATCATCGACTGATAAAGTGTGCATGGAGGAGCTGGTGGAAATTGGTAATGACATCTTGCAAAAGCCTATTTCAAGGATGAATCTTGATAGCTGCAAATATGAAGCTGTTGAGAATGAAGGCACAAATGAGCAAGCTCTTACCAG ATTTGCGAAGCTGCTTTCACAGGAGAAGAGACTTCGCACTAAAAGAATGAAAGAGAAGAACGTGGTCTAA
- the LOC132046876 gene encoding patatin-like protein 3 isoform X2 — translation MENEPAAGSSQVAILPPPNTGTLITILAIDGGGIRGIIPGVILAYLESQLQELDGEDARLADYFDLIAGTSTGGLVTAMVAAPNEHKRPLYAAKDITPFYLQHSPKIFPQKGGPFAGVVNLAKMMNGPKYDGKYLHKLIKGLLGGTRLHDTLTAVVVPAFDIKTLQPVIFSSYEAKSKPDLDAELADICIGTSAAPTFLPAHSFKNKDALNNEREFNLIDGGVAANNPDDTLTGNLASADVSTKENLEGLVKVGEQLLEKPASKINLDKGVYEPIENGGTNKEALRRFAKILSDERKLRQSKAGGRLV, via the exons ATGGAAAACGAACCTGCAGCTGGATCATCTCAAGTAGCAATATTGCCGCCTCCCAACACAGGGACACTGATAACCATCCTCGCCATTGATGGAGGAGGAATCAGAGGAATCATTCCTGGGGTTATTCTTGCATATCTTGAATCACAACTTCAG GAGTTGGACGGTGAAGATGCAAGACTCGCGGATTATTTTGACTTGATAGCAGGAACAAGCACAGGTGGTCTTGTAACAGCCATGGTAGCTGCACCAAATGAACATAAACGCCCTTTATATGCTGCAAAAGATATTACTCCTTTCTATCTTCAGCACTCCCCCAAAATCTTTCCCCAAAAAGG TGGGCCATTTGCTGGAGTCGTAAATCTAGCCAAAATGATGAACGGACCTAAATATGATGGGAAGTATCTTCATAAACTTATAAAGGGACTCTTAGGAGGTACCAGGTTGCATGATACCTTAACTGCCGTCGTTGTTCCAGCTTTTGACATCAAGACACTTCAGCCAGTTATCTTCAGCTCATATGAG GCAAAATCGAAACCTGATTTGGATGCAGAACTGGCGGACATTTGCATTGGTACCTCGGCAGCGCCAACTTTTCTACCTGCCCACAGTTTCAAGAACAAGGATGCTCTAAATAATGAACGGGAATTCAACCTAATTGATGGTGGCGTCGCTGCTAATAACCCg GATGACACCTTAACGGGGAACTTGGCCTCAGCTGACGTATCCACAAAGGAAAATTTAGAAGGCCTTGTCAAGGTAGGAGAACAGCTGCTTGAAAAACCAGCTTCCAAGATAAACTTAGACAAAGGAGTTTATGAACCAATTGAGAATGGAGGAACCAACAAGGAAGCTCTTCGGAG GTTTGCAAAGATACTTTCGGACGAGAGAAAACTCCGCCAGTCCAAAGCCGGTGGCCGGTTGGTCTAA
- the LOC132046873 gene encoding uncharacterized protein LOC132046873 isoform X2 codes for MDYCIAVNWEALDSLIIDFVKSENLIEEDSVGSPSSCYQSRLLIRQIRRSVEYGHIDAAIDLLRVHAPSVLDDHRLLFSLQKQRFIELLRKGTAEDRESAINCLRESLAPCALDAYPEAYEEFKHILLALVYDEEDKNSPVVSEWSPRRRIDIAGLLSSVLRAHLCAYDPLFAMSLRYLISIHKLFCFRQGVPSPISDLTQRLLLEDRDPPATPLESSYEAPPFDENELCRIRLDDPMVDELVHEYCVYRGFVNFSVVNSPGMQHSINDDQSEYGHLSKNCSTEVGRGNTKLSGSGTSATQVIMEGSPESNTNLASIRSTDTEERYPSETSHGDCSTSGTPQFEKILQKNKSLRVGETNKRKRWRGRHENTEFVSGPTSERSREDLNASTTMLKDQQVSPKSCFLNMMKNREDKHELVLGLKELASRGMAEEVVEEINEMDSNFFVQNPALLFQLKQVEFLKLVASGDHTQALRVACSFLGPLASSHPDLLKPLKETLLALLKPNEEAFNEHMPLCALANTLQVAIGRRLGIEEPQLMKIIRATLYTHSEWFKLQMCKDRFEGLLKIDTLKEVGAKLIIDASRLDVDMSTDGSSQVTGSSNNKKQEDGSPTQSSARDVGCDETAILKVMEFLALPRADAIHLLAQYNGNAETVIQQIFA; via the exons ATGGATTATTGTATAGCGGTAAATTGGGAGGCACTGGACTCTCTAATTATCGATTTCGTCAAATCCGAAAACCTAATCGAAGAAGACTCAGTAGGTTCTCCTTCTTCCTGTTATCAGTCACGATTACTTATCCGTCAGATCAGACGTTCAGTTGAGTATGGTCACATTGATGCCGCTATTGATCTCTTGCGTGTACACGCGCCTTCTGTTCTTGATGATCACCGTCTTCTCTTCTCCTTACAGAAGCAG AGGTTTATTGAACTTTTGAGGAAAGGAACTGCAGAGGACCGAGAATCTGCCATTAATTGCCTCCGAGAGTCACTGGCACCTTGTGCATTGGATGCATATCCA GAAGCATATGAGGAATTTAAGCATATTCTTCTTGCCTTGGTTTATGATGAAGAAGATAAGAATTCTCCGGTGGTGAGTGAG TGGTCTCCAAGGAGGAGGATTGACATTGCTGGACTGCTGTCATCTGTTTTAAGGGCtcatttatgtgcatatgatccTCTTTTTGCGATGTCATTGAGGTACTTGATAAG CATACACAAGTTGTTTTGCTTTCGTCAGGGAGTTCCATCACCTATATCAGATCTTACGCAGAGGTTACTTCTCGAGGATCGTGACCCCCCTGCGACACCACTTGAGAGTTCCTATGAAGCACCTCCATTTGATGAG AATGAGTTGTGCCGGATAAGGTTGGACGACCCCATGGTTGATGAGCTTGTTCATGAGTATTGTGTCTATAGGGGATTCGTCAACTTCAGTGTGGTAAATTCTCCTG GGATGCAACATAGTATCAACGATGATCAATCAGAGTATGGGCATTTGTCAAAGAACTGTTCCACTGAAGTTGGGCGTGGAAACACGAAACTTTCTGGCAGTGGCACCTCCGCTACTCAAGTTATCATGGAGGGATCACCTGAAAGTAATACCAACTTGGCTAGCATTCGAAGTACTGATACTGAAGAGCGTTACCCTAGTGAGACAAGTCATGGAGATTGCAGTACCAGTGGGACTCCTCAGTTCGAAAAAATCCTGCAGAAAAATAAGTCTCTTAGAGTTGGTGAAACAAACAAACGCAAAAGATGGAGGGGGAGACATGAAAACACAGAATTTGTGTCTGGACCTACCAGTGAAAGGAGCAGAGAAGATCTTAATGCCAGCACGACTATGTTGAAAGATCAGCAG GTCTCTCCGAAATCGTGCTTCCTGAATATGATGAAGAACCGAGAGGACAAGCATGAGCTTGTGCTGGGTTTGAAGGAATTAGCTAGCAGAGGAATGGCAGAGGAGGTCGTTGAGGAGATTAATGAGATGGATTCAAACTTTTTTGTGCAGAACCCTGCTCTACTTTTTCAACTTAAGCAG GTTGAATTTTTGAAGCTGGTTGCCTCCGGCGATCATACTCAGGCACTGAGGGTAGCCTGTTCTTTTCTGGGTCCTTTGGCTTCTAGTCATCCTGATCTATTGAAGCCATTAAAGGAGACTTTGCTAGCTTTGCTCAAACCTAATGAAGAGGCATTTAATGAACACATGCCCTTATGTGCTCTTGCCAATACACTCCAG GTTGCTATTGGTAGGAGGCTTGGTATTGAAGAACCCCAGCTTATGAAAATTATAAGGGCCACACTTTATACACACAGTGAGTGGTTCAAACTTCAAATGTGTAAAGATCGATTTGAAGGGCTCTTAAAGATCGACACCCTGAAAGAAGTTGGTGCCAAATTGATTATAGATGCTTCCAGATTGGATGTTGACATGAGCACTGATGGATCATCTCAAGTTACTGGTTCCTCAAATAATAAGAAACAGGAAGATGGAAGTCCAACCCAGTCATCGGCCAGAGATGTTGGATGTGATGAAACTGCAATACTAAAAGTTATG GAATTTCTGGCATTGCCCAGAGCGGATGCAATTCATCTCCTTGCACAATATAACGGGAATGCAGAGACGGTCATTCAGCAGATATTTGCATAG
- the LOC132046877 gene encoding methionine aminopeptidase 1D, chloroplastic/mitochondrial isoform X1 has protein sequence MVGIWSIQPRFISSFLGDCRVIQPCHPLHQLFHYNPGNKHVTLQCSRTFSGLTDLLFNRRNVDELPNTNRKRLRPGQISPLRPVPEEIQRPPYVKSRKPPGIGSGSEVHDRNGIEKMRASGRLAAEVLQYAGTLVKPGIMTDEIDQAVHQMIIDNGAYPSPLGYGGFPKSVCTSVNECICHGIPDSRPLEDGDIVNIDVTVYLNGYHGDTSATFFVGNVDEEAKNLVQVTKECLDKAISICAPGVEFNKIGKAIHDLADKHRYGVVQQFVGHGVGRAFHSDPVILHYRNNERGRMVLNQTFTIEPMLTVGSINGLIWDDDWTVVTEDGSLSAQFEHTILITKDGAEILTQC, from the exons atggtAGGAATTTGGTCAATTCAACCCCGCTTCATCTCTTCATTTCTTGGCGACTGCCGTGTCATTCAACCTTGTCACCCACTTCATCAACTCTTCCATTACAACCCAG GAAATAAACATGTGACCCTGCAATGCTCAAGAACTTTTAGTGGGTTAACGGATTTGTTATTCAACAGAAG AAATGTAGATGAACTTCCAAACACCAATCGCAAACGTTTAAGACCAGGTCAAATTTCTCCTCTTCGACCAGTTCCAGAAGAAATACAAAGGCCTCCTTATGTGAAGTCTAGGAAGCCACCTGGGATTGGTAGTGGCTCAGAAGTGCATGACAGAAACGGAATAGAAAAGATGAGAGCTTCGGGGAGGCTTGCTGCAGAGGTTCTTCAGTATGCTGGGACATTAGTCAAG CCAGGCATTATGACAGATGAGATTGACCAAGCCGTTCACCAAATGATCATTGACAATGGAGCATATCCGTCACCTCTTGGTTATGGTGGATTTCCAAAAAGCGTATGCACATCAGTAAACGAGTGCATTTGTCATGGAATCCCAGATTCACGTCCACTTGAG GATGGGGATATTGTCAATATTGATGTCACCGTTTATCTGAAT GGTTACCATGGTGACACATCAGCAACGTTCTTTGTAGGAAATGTTGATGAGGAAGCCAAAAACTTGGTGCAG GTGACAAAAGAATGCTTGGACAAGGCAATATCAATATGTGCACCAGGAGTTGAATTCAATAAAATTGGCAAGGCTATACA TGACCTTGCAGATAAACATCGCTATGGGGTTGTTCAACAGTTCGTTGGCCATGGAGTGGGACGTGCTTTCCACAGTGATCCAGTCATTCTGCATTACa GGAACAATGAACGTGGACGGATGGTGCTCAATCAAACATTCACTATTG AGCCGATGCTGACAGTGGGTAGCATAAATGGATTAATATGGGATGACGATTGGACAGTCGTTACAGAAGATGGTAGTCTATCGGCACAGTTTGAGCACACCATTTTGATAACTAAAGATGGTGCTGAGATTCTAACACAGTGCTAG
- the LOC132046876 gene encoding patatin-like protein 1 isoform X1 has protein sequence MENEPAAGSSQVAILPPPNTGTLITILAIDGGGIRGIIPGVILAYLESQLQELDGEDARLADYFDLIAGTSTGGLVTAMVAAPNEHKRPLYAAKDITPFYLQHSPKIFPQKGGPFAGVVNLAKMMNGPKYDGKYLHKLIKGLLGGTRLHDTLTAVVVPAFDIKTLQPVIFSSYEAKSKPDLDAELADICIGTSAAPTFLPAHSFKNKDALNNEREFNLIDGGVAANNPTLIAIGEVTKQVLLKHEDLFPIKPMDYGRFLVISLGTGNAKNEEKYNAKMASTWGLLSWLTNNNSTPIIDAFNQASADMVDYHNFVVFKALQSDDKYLRIQDDTLTGNLASADVSTKENLEGLVKVGEQLLEKPASKINLDKGVYEPIENGGTNKEALRRFAKILSDERKLRQSKAGGRLV, from the exons ATGGAAAACGAACCTGCAGCTGGATCATCTCAAGTAGCAATATTGCCGCCTCCCAACACAGGGACACTGATAACCATCCTCGCCATTGATGGAGGAGGAATCAGAGGAATCATTCCTGGGGTTATTCTTGCATATCTTGAATCACAACTTCAG GAGTTGGACGGTGAAGATGCAAGACTCGCGGATTATTTTGACTTGATAGCAGGAACAAGCACAGGTGGTCTTGTAACAGCCATGGTAGCTGCACCAAATGAACATAAACGCCCTTTATATGCTGCAAAAGATATTACTCCTTTCTATCTTCAGCACTCCCCCAAAATCTTTCCCCAAAAAGG TGGGCCATTTGCTGGAGTCGTAAATCTAGCCAAAATGATGAACGGACCTAAATATGATGGGAAGTATCTTCATAAACTTATAAAGGGACTCTTAGGAGGTACCAGGTTGCATGATACCTTAACTGCCGTCGTTGTTCCAGCTTTTGACATCAAGACACTTCAGCCAGTTATCTTCAGCTCATATGAG GCAAAATCGAAACCTGATTTGGATGCAGAACTGGCGGACATTTGCATTGGTACCTCGGCAGCGCCAACTTTTCTACCTGCCCACAGTTTCAAGAACAAGGATGCTCTAAATAATGAACGGGAATTCAACCTAATTGATGGTGGCGTCGCTGCTAATAACCCg ACATTGATAGCAATTGGTGAGGTGACTAAGCAAGTATTGTTGAAGCATGAAGACTTATTCCCTATAAAACCCATGGATTATGGTCGTTTTCTGGTAATATCACTGGGGACAGGCAATGCAAAGAACGAGGAAAAATACAATGCCAAAATGGCTTCCACATGGGGATTACTTAGCTGGCTAACTAATAATAACTCTACACCAATCATAGATGCTTTTAATCAAGCAAGCGCTGATATGGTTGATTATCACAACTTTGTGGTTTTCAAAGCTCTTCAATCGGATGATAAGTACCTCCGAATCCAG GATGACACCTTAACGGGGAACTTGGCCTCAGCTGACGTATCCACAAAGGAAAATTTAGAAGGCCTTGTCAAGGTAGGAGAACAGCTGCTTGAAAAACCAGCTTCCAAGATAAACTTAGACAAAGGAGTTTATGAACCAATTGAGAATGGAGGAACCAACAAGGAAGCTCTTCGGAG GTTTGCAAAGATACTTTCGGACGAGAGAAAACTCCGCCAGTCCAAAGCCGGTGGCCGGTTGGTCTAA